GAAAGTAATCCATATTCCAAAGAAGATGATACTTGAAACAAGAATAGTTATTGCATGAGGTATCATATATGTAATGAGATCCCCAAGGCCAAATTTTTTATTGTATTTATTACAGTAAATTAATATAAGAGCAAAATAGCTCATAAGAGGTGAAATTACATTTGTAGATGAATCTCCTAATCTATAAGCTAATTGAGCTAATTCAGGAGATATTCCCATTTTGTGAAGCATAGGTAAAAATATTGGAGCTAAAAGAACATATTTACTAGTCATAGACCCAATAAATAAATTAGCAAAAGCACAGAAAAATATAAATGCAATAATTAGTGGAATTCCAGTAAGTCCTACTTTAGAAAGGAATTTTCCTCCTTCAGCTGCAATAATAGTTCCTAATTGGCTATACGCAAACCAAGAAATAAATATAGATGAGAAGAAACATAAAACTATAAAAGCACCAAAACCATCTAATGCTTTAAATAATAAAGACATTAAATCTTTATCGTTTTTAATTTTACCAGCTGCAACACCATAGAATAATCCTGGTATAAAAAAGATAAAACAAATTACAGGAACTATTGCTGATAAAAGAGGACTCCAGCCTAAAAGAAGAAGACCAGTGTTAGGATTTCTTAATGGTCCCCATGATGGAATTGATAAGAGTGCAATTATTGCAAATGAAACAACAAATCCAATGGCTGCAAATTTAAGACCTCTATCCTCTTCAGGACTCAAAGAAGTTTCAAAATCTTCTTCAACTTCTTCTTCTGGTAAGAATTCATTTAGCTTAGGTTCAATAAATTTATCATTTACGAAAGCTACAATGAAAGTGATAAAAATGTAAAGAAAAACATAAATATAGAGTTAGCAAGAGGAGTAACCACATATGAAGAATCAACAATACTAATAGCAGCAGTGGAAAGTCCTCCTAAAAGTGCATCTATAGAAACAAGACAAGCTGCAAATCCAGCAGAAGTAGCACTGAAACCTAAAAGTATACCAGCTATTGGATTTCTTTTTAATTGTTTATATAAAATACCAGCTATTGGGACAATAAGAACATATCCTATATCACCAGCAAATGATGAATTGACTCCTAAGAAAGCAATGAAGAAAGAAACATATTTTCCATTTATTTTTTCATAGCTTTTTTAGAAAACTAGGGAATAAACCTACTTCATTTAAAAAATTAAAAAACAATGAAAAGAAAAGAACTACTCCTAAAGGTTCAAATGATATAAAGTTTTCAACTGCTGATTCAAATATCCATCTTATTCCTTCTGAATCTAAAAGATTTTTCACTGCAAAAGTTTTTAATTCTATTGCTTTAGTAGAACGATTTATGGTTTCTATTTCTACTGATATTCCCATTTTTGAAAGAATAACAGATAATATAGCAATAGTAATTGAGAAAATAATAAAGATGGTTACAGGGTGGGGAAGTCTATTAGCGATAATAGCTATTTTTCCCAGAATTCCCTTTTTGTTCAAATTTGTTTCTGACATAATATCTCTCCTTTTGTTTATTTTGTTATTGGTGTAATAAAAATTTTAGTAGTGTTTACTACATTTATACATCATAAAGTAGTAAAAGTCAATAAATAAAATAATTAAAAATTTTAAAAAAGAAGATAAAGTAGAATAAAAGTATTAATAATTCTATTTTTAAACAATTTTATATAGACGTATATATTTTTTTAATGTTATTTTGTAGTGGAAATAAAATGCACTTATAAAAAATTAAATGTAAAAAAACTATTGACATAGATAAAAGATGGGAATATAATCATATTGTGCATATGCACGAAAAGGAGGTTGTATGCCTAGAGGTAAAAAGAGAAGATGTTGTAGAGTATTGGAAGATGAGATTATATTTAAACCTGCAGGAATACCCATGTCAGAATTAGAAATAATAGAAATGGAACTAGATGAATTAGAAGCAGTAAGATTATCAGATTATGAAAATAAAAGTCAGATTGAAGCAGGAGAAATAATGAATGTATCAAGAGGCACTATACAAAGATTATTAACTTCTGGAAGAAAAAAAATATTAGATGGACTTTTACATTCAAAAGCAATAAAGTTAAAAAATACATATTCAAACTATAAAGGTGAGAAAATAAAAAATGGAGATGATGAGAATGAGTAATGAAGTTTTAAGAGTAGGGTTTTCAACAAATGATGGAGTAGTATTGGAAGGACATTTTGGACATTGTGAAAAATTTGCTGTATATACTATTGAAAATAGAAAAGTTGTAAATAAAGAAATTGTAACTGCACCAGAACATACACCTGGAGCATTTCCTAAATTTATGGCTGAACAAAAAGTAAATGTTGTTATTACTGGAGGAATGGGACAAAAGGCAATGGATATACTTAGAGCAAATAAGATAGAAATTATACTTGGTGCAAGTGGAAAAATTGAAGATGTTTTAAAAGTATATCTTGAAGGAAATTTAGTTTCAGATGGAGCAGCTTGTGCTCATCATCACCATGACCACCATGAAGAGCATAACTGCAAACATTAATATTAATTAAGGATTATTAAAACAGATTCACTAATAATGAATCTGTTTTTTTTATGGAAGCTTCATAAAAAATTGCTTTTTAATTTTCTTGATAATATTTTAAAGTTTATAAAAACATTATTTAGTGTATAGTAAAATTTTAATTTTAAAGGAAATTTTTAATAACTATAGTATTTAAAGTTTTTTTTATAAAAAATTTGTATAATTTTAAAAGGAGTTGCTTTATTTTGACCGAATATATACAATAAGATAACTGCTAAATTTAAGGAGGTAGAAATGAAAAAATATTTTTTTCAATGCTAGTTGTATTGTTTACTGCTTGTGGAGGTGCAAAAGATATAACAGTAGATAAACTTTCTTTTGAAAAGAAAAGCGATACTTTTTCATATAATATTACAGTTCCTCAAATAAAAGGTTCTGGAAATAAAAATATCGAAGAATTGAATAAGGAATTGGCAACTGGTGCAGAATCTTTTGCAACTTCAATAGAAAAAGGTGAAAATGATACACCAGAATTTTATGAAGAGGGGTTTGAAACTTTTGATAATTCTTTTGGAATAACTTCTATATTGATGAGCTCATATGGAATTTCAAAAGGTGATGCAAATGGATATGGAACATCTCAAAGTATTAATATAAGAAATAAAGATGGAAAACTTATTACTTTTGATGATGTTTTTACAAAAGATGGGGAAGCATACTTAAATGAACAAGTGAATGCTGTCGTTCAAGGTAATAGTGATAGAATTGTTTTAAATTCAAATGGAGATAAAGTGACAATATTTTTTGATGAGCCTGAAGTAAATATTAGAAATGCCTCTATGTATTTTGAATTAGATGATATATGTTTCTTATTTGAAACTTATGAATTAACACCACATTCTGAAGGAAAACCAGTATTCAGATTCCCTAAAACAGAAATACAAAAATTCTTACTAAAATAAGAATTACATAATATTAACAAACTCTTATAATTTAAGCACCTGTATTGCAGGTGCTTAAATTTTTTTAATTACTAAAAAAGCTGCAAAAAATATTTTTTACAGCTTTTAATATTTTATATGAAATTAGAATGGGAATTCGTCATCATCATCAAATGGAGCTTCTTCAGACTCTTTAACAGATGGTTTAGGAGCTGATGTAGGAGCAGCAGCTGTATAATCATGAGGCTCATAACCAGCAGAATCTCCAGAACTTTTAGATTCTAAAAATTCAATATTTTCAACAAGTACGTCATAACTTGTTCTCTTTTCTCCATTAGCTTCATATCTATTCATTTGAAGTCTTCCAGTAACTCCAACTTTTCTTCCTTTTCTCAAATATTCCCCTATAAGTTCAGCAGTTTTTCCAAAAGCTACACAATTGATAAAATCAGCTTCACCTTTTTGGAATGGTCTATCTACTGCAAGTGAAAATCTAGAATAAGCTTTTCCACTTTGTCCGAATTTTAATTCAGGATCTCTAGTTAATCTTCCTGTTAAAACGACTAAGTTCATTTAATAACCTCCTAATGTTTTTAGCTATAACAATATAATTATATCAGAAATATGCTTTAAAAACAATTTGATATTTCAATAAGTTTTTTTAATTTTTAGTTCTAAAGATAAAAAACTTATTAAATGACCATTTTATTAAGGGTTAGAATAAAAAAATAAAAGGAAATTTCTTTTTTTTATGAATACTTAAAGTGTAAAAGCTAGAGAAAGATTTTGATAGAGAGCAGATAAATCTGTTTAAATAATTTTAATTACAAAAGGAGTGGGCATAATGACAGAAAGAGAATTTTTAAGTTTATACCAGAAAAAGAGAGGATTAAAAAGTTTTAATGAAGCAAAGGAAAAAGTTAATATGTTTTGGGATACTTTGTTTGAAGCATTGAAAGAAAATGAATCAGTAAGTTTTAGAGGGTGGGGAGTATTTGAAAAGAAAGTAGTTCCAGCTAGAAGAATTATGAATATAAATACTAAGAAAATTCAATATTCAACACCAAGAAAAACAGTTAGATTTAGAACAGGAAGCAATCTTTCTTTAAGAATTAATGATGAAAAAAAGCTGACTAAATAATTAAGAAAAAGATAAAAAACAGGGATTTATAATGAACCCTGTTTTTTTATAGTTAAAAATTATTAACTGAAAAACCATTAGCATACCTAAATAACTCTTTTTATATTTATTAGAAAATTTACAAATTATTTTTAATTAGCAAAAAATAATTTGTTCCAAAAATTTATTATAAAATTTTTAAAATTGTGAAAGGCAGAAAAATTTTATAGAAGACTTTGCATAGATTTATGATATAATATGAAATAGAAAATAATTAGAGCTATGGAGGAGAAAAAATGAAGAAAGCTGTACTTTTAGATGTAAGTGCGATAATGTATAGAGCATATTTTGCGAATATGAATTTTAGAACTAAAAATGAACCTACTGGGGCAGTATATGGCTTTACTAATACACTTTTAAGTATTATAAAAGAGTTCTCCCCTGATTATATAGGAGCAGCTTTTGATGTAAAGAGAGCTTCATTAAAAAGAAGCGAAATATATAGTGAATATAAAGCCCAAAGAGATGCTGTTCCTGAAGATCTACTTTTGCAAATACCAAGAATAGAAGAAGTATTAGATGGGTTTAATATAAACAGATTTAAAATAGATGGATATGAAGCTGATGATGTAATGGGGACACTTTCTCAAAAATTATCAAATGAAGGAATAGAAGTAATAGTAGTCACAGGAGATAAAGATTTAGCACAGATACTTGATAAAAATGTTAAAATAGCTCTTCTTGGAAAAGGAGAAGGGGGAGATAAATTTAAAATACTGGAAACAGATGAAGATGTTGTAGAATATTTAGGAGTAACCTCTAAAATGATTCCAGATTTTTTTGGGTTGATTGGAGATTCAAGTGATGGAATACCAGGAGTTAGAAAGATAGGACCAAAAAAAGCTGTTCCTATGCTTGAGAAATATGGAAATTTAGAAGGCGTTTATGAAAATATAGATAAATTAACTGAAATACCAGGAATAGGAAAATCTCTTATAATAAATATGAAAGAAGATAAAGAAATAGCTTTTATAAGTAGAAAACTTGCTACTATAGAAAAAGATATTCCATTAGAATGTAAAATAGATGATTTGAAATATTCCATAGATAATAAAAAACTTTTAGATTTATTCAAGACTCTTGAGTTTAGGGTATTGGTAAAGAAGATGGGATTAGATTCTCCAGCACTTTCAGTTGAAGAAAAAGCACCTGAACCTACAAGTCTTCAAATGGGATTATTTTCAACTCCTTCTGTACAAGAAAACGAATCTGTAGAACCAGTAGCAAAACAGAGAAATTTTACTGTGGTAGATGATGAAGAAAAATTTAAACAATTCAGTGATAAATTAGCAGGAGAGAAAAGGTTAGCTTTCTTTTATTCTGGAACAGGATTTGCTGTAAGTTCTTTAAAAGATGATTTTTATATTCCTTTAGGACATACACCTTTATTTCATAAAAATCTTGATTTAGATAAAGTGAAAGAGTTTTTTAGAAATTCTGATTCTATATTTATAACATATAATTTTAAGCCATTACTAAATGAAGGTATAAAAATAAAAAATATGGATATGGATTTGATGATTGCTTATCATCTTATTTCTTCGCAGACTAAAGAAGGGGTAGAAATACCTCTTGAACAATTATCTGGAATAGATATAGCTCCATATTCAGAAAAGTTTGGAAAAGAAGCTCCAGGTAATCTTTCTACTGAGGAATATGGAAAATTTCTTGTAGAAAGAAGTAAGGGGATAATGGAAACTTATGGTATAGCAATGGAAGAGATTAAAGGGAAAAATCTTCTTGAAGTACTTAAAGAAACAGAAATGCCTCTTATAAAAGTACTTTCTGCAATGGAAAGAAAGGGAATAAAAATAGACCCTGTATATTTTGCTAAGTATGAAAAAGAATTAGAGATATTGTTGAATAATCTTCAAAAGAAAATATTTGAAATAGCTGGAGAAGAATTTAATTTAAATTCGCCCAAACAATTAGCAGAAGTATTATTTTTTAAGCTGAATTTAGACCCTGTAAAGAAGACTAAAACAGGACTTTCTACAGATGAAGAAGTATTGGAAAAATTGAAAAATGATGGAGTGGAAATAGCTTCATATATACTTGAATATAGAAAATATGCAAAATTAAAAAATACATATGTAGATGCTCTTCCTAAGCTGGCAGACAGCAGGGACAGGCTTCATACTACATTCAATCAGATAGGAACTACTACTGGAAGACTTTCATCATCTAATCCTAACCTTCAAAATATTCCTGTAAAAACAGATGAAGGAATGAAAATAAGACAGGGATTTATAGCTGATAATGGGAACGTTCTTATGGGAATAGATTACTCTCAGATAGAACTTAGAGTTTTAGCTGAGTTGTCAAAAGATGAAAACCTTATAGCAGCTTATAAAAATAATGAAGACCTTCATAGAGTAACAGCAAAAAAATATTTGAACTTGAAGATGGAGAGGAAGTAAGTCGTGAGCAGAGAATAATTGCTAAAACGATAAACTTTAGTATAATATATGGAAAGACAGCATTTGGATTATCTAAAGAATTGGGAATTACTCAAAAAGAAGCTACTGATTATATTAATAGATATTTTGAACAATATCCTAAAGTAAAGGATTTTGAAAAATCAATAATTGCTTATGCTGAAAAAATGGGTATACAGAAACATATTTTGGTAGAAGAAGAATAATAGAAGGAATTCTTTCTAAAAATAAAAATATAAAAAATCAAGCTGAAAGAATGGCTGTAAATAGTGTAATTCAAGGAACTGCTGCAGAGATATTGAAAAAAGTCATGATAGAAATATTTAAAGTTATAGAAAATAAAGAGGATATATCTCTTTTATTGCAGGTACATGATGAACTCATATTTGAAATAAAAGAGGAAAAGGTAGAAGAGTATAGAACAACAATAGAGAATATAATGAGAAATTCTGTTAAATTTGATGATGTAGTTCTTGATATAAATACTAATATTGGTAAAAATTGGGCAGAAACAAAATAGTCAAATTCAGTAAGGGGGGGAGAGCAGAAATGTCCTATACCTTTAAAGTGAAGCAGGAAATACTGGCAAACGAGATGATTAGTGAAATAGAAAAAACAGCTGAACTATCTGCAATCCTGCTCAGTAAGAATGCATTGGGAAAAGATAAAATAGAACTTAAACTTGAAAATCTTCCATTAGCTAAAAGAGTGTACAAAATACTCAAAGAAACAACAGAGCTAACTATTGGAATAAAATATCTTACAAGTCGAAGGCTCGGAGAACATAATGTATATGTAATAACTGTACAGAAACAGAGAGGATATAGAGATTTTGTAAATAAAATAAATATAGCTCAAGGAGTTCTATCAGCCAGTGAAGATATACTTAAAGGATTTATAAAAGGGGTTTTTTTGGCATGTGGATATATAAAAGATCCCATAAAAGAATATGCTTTGGATTTTTTATTGATAATGAAGAAGCAGCAGATAAACTTTATGAGCTGCTTCAGGAAAAAGGGAAAAAGGTATTTAAAACTAAAAAGAGAAATAAACCTTTAGTGTACCTTAGAAATTCTGAAGATATAATGGATATAATGGTAATGATAGGAACTATACAAGCTTTTTTCAAATATGAAGAAACCACTATGATAAAAGATTTAAAAAATAAAACTATTAGAGAGATGAACTGGGAAGTTGCTAATGAAACAAAAACATTAAATACTGGTAATAATCAAATAAAAATGATAAATTATATAGGAAAAGTACTTGGTCTGAATACCTTGAGTCCTGTGTTGGAAGAAGTAGCATTTTTAAGATTAAAAAATCCTGAAAGTTCTCTTCAAGAAATAGCTGAAATGATTGGTATATCAAAATCAGGAGTGAGAAACAGATTCAGAAGAATTGAAGAAATTTACAACAATCTTTTAGAGGAAGAAAGAGAATAGGGGAATAATCAATATGAAGATAATCAACGATATTTTTGATACAAAGGAACAGTTTCATAATAGCTATGTTGCTATTGGAACATTTGATGGAATACATTATGGACATCAGCAGTTGATAGAGGCAGCTGTGGAGAAAGCAAAAGAAAATAAAGGAGTATCTGTTGTATTTACTTTTGCCAATCACCCTATGGAAATAATAGATGCTTCAAAAACACCTAAATGTATCAATACTTTAGAAGAAAAAATATATATTTTAGAAAATATGGGGATAGATTACCTTATCCTTCAGCCTTTCAACAAAAATTTGCTGATTTGACAGCTATAGAATTTGTAGAAATATTAAAAAAAGATGTAGATACTAAAGAAATATTTGTAGGATTTAATTTTTCCTTTGGAGAAGGAGGAAAAGCAAAAACTAAAGATCTTATAGAAATTGGGAAAAGTATGGAAATTAAAGTCAATGAGATACCTGCTGTAATACTTGATAAACAGATTATTAGTTCTACTTTGATAAGAAAAAGCATTCAACATGGAGAATTTGAAAAGGTAAATAAATATCTTGGACATCAGTTTCTTATAATTGGTGAGGTAATTCATGGAAAAAAAATTGCAAGACAGCTTGGTTTTCCCACTGCTAATATAAAATTATCAAACAGGTTGTATCCTCCCTTTGGAATATATGGTGCTATGGTAAAAATAGAGGGAGAGGATATTGAAAGGTATGGGGTAGTTAATATAGGAGTCAATCCTACTTTGAAACCAGGAGAGAGAAGTGTTGAGGTCCATATACTTGATTTTGATGGAGATATTTATGGGAAAAAAATATATGTAGAAATAATGAAGTTTATGAGAGATGAGAAAAAATTTAGTTCCATAGATGAATTGAAGAAAGTAATAGGAAATGATGTAAAAAATTGGCAGAATTTTGTAAAAGTGAGGAAAAATGGATATAGTTCTAAAGATAGATAATTTTGAAGGGCCTTTGGACCTTCTTCTTCATCTTATAGAGAAAAAAAAATTAAAAATATCTGAAATAAAAATATCTCAAATAATAGATGAGTATCTTTCTGTACTGGAACAGGCAAAAGATGAGAATTTTCATATAAAAGTGGAATTTCTTGTTGTAGCTTCTGAACTTTTAGAAATAAAAGCTTCTACCCTTCTCACTATTAATGATGAACAGAATAAAGAGAAGGAATTGAAAAGAAGATTAGAAGATTATAAGCTTTTTAAAGAAATAGCTGTAAAAATTGCAGATATGGAAAACGAATATAATATCTCTTATTCAAGAGGAGAAGGAAGAAAGATAATTAAGAAAGTAGCTAAGGAATATGATCTTTCAAAATTGAAAGCTGGAGATTTGTACAGCTCATATGTAAAGTACCTTAAAAAGAATGAAGATGATGAATATATGGAACTTCATTTAGATAAGCAGTATACTTTGAAAGATGAAATGGATAAATTATACTTAAAAACCTTTTCACAAAATAGAACTTTTGATTCACTTTTTGGGGAAGCAGAAAATAGAATGCACCTAGTATACATATTTCTTGCAATACTTGAATTATATAAAGATGGACTTATACTCATAGATGGAGATATGGTTATGAGGAATAAACATGAATTACAAACAAATTAAAAAGAATGAAAATAATAATTATATATAATAAAAATAGAGGAGTTTTTTTATGTTCA
Above is a window of Fusobacterium varium DNA encoding:
- the ribF_2 gene encoding Riboflavin biosynthesis protein ribF is translated as MTAIEFVEILKKDVDTKEIFVGFNFSFGEGGKAKTKDLIEIGKSMEIKVNEIPAVILDKQIISSTLIRKSIQHGEFEKVNKYLGHQFLIIGEVIHGKKIARQLGFPTANIKLSNRLYPPFGIYGAMVKIEGEDIERYGVVNIGVNPTLKPGERSVEVHILDFDGDIYGKKIYVEIMKFMRDEKKFSSIDELKKVIGNDVKNWQNFVKVRKNGYSSKDR
- a CDS encoding RNA polymerase sigma factor, sigma-70 family, encoding MPRGKKRRCCRVLEDEIIFKPAGIPMSELEIIEMELDELEAVRLSDYENKSQIEAGEIMNVSRGTIQRLLTSGRKKILDGLLHSKAIKLKNTYSNYKGEKIKNGDDENE
- the abgT_9 gene encoding Aminobenzoyl-glutamate transport protein; translation: MSPEEDRGLKFAAIGFVVSFAIIALLSIPSWGPLRNPNTGLLLLGWSPLLSAIVPVICFIFFIPGLFYGVAAGKIKNDKDLMSLLFKALDGFGAFIVLCFFSSIFISWFAYSQLGTIIAAEGGKFLSKVGLTGIPLIIAFIFFCAFANLFIGSMTSKYVLLAPIFLPMLHKMGISPELAQLAYRLGDSSTNVISPLMSYFALILIYCNKYNKKFGLGDLITYMIPHAITILVSSIIFFGIWITFNLPIGFGTTNFL
- the ribF_1 gene encoding Riboflavin biosynthesis protein ribF, translating into MKIINDIFDTKEQFHNSYVAIGTFDGIHYGHQQLIEAAVEKAKENKGVSVVFTFANHPMEIIDASKTPKCINTLEEKIYILENMGIDYLILQPFNKNLLI
- the polA_2 gene encoding DNA polymerase I — translated: MKKAVLLDVSAIMYRAYFANMNFRTKNEPTGAVYGFTNTLLSIIKEFSPDYIGAAFDVKRASLKRSEIYSEYKAQRDAVPEDLLLQIPRIEEVLDGFNINRFKIDGYEADDVMGTLSQKLSNEGIEVIVVTGDKDLAQILDKNVKIALLGKGEGGDKFKILETDEDVVEYLGVTSKMIPDFFGLIGDSSDGIPGVRKIGPKKAVPMLEKYGNLEGVYENIDKLTEIPGIGKSLIINMKEDKEIAFISRKLATIEKDIPLECKIDDLKYSIDNKKLLDLFKTLEFRVLVKKMGLDSPALSVEEKAPEPTSLQMGLFSTPSVQENESVEPVAKQRNFTVVDDEEKFKQFSDKLAGEKRLAFFYSGTGFAVSSLKDDFYIPLGHTPLFHKNLDLDKVKEFFRNSDSIFITYNFKPLLNEGIKIKNMDMDLMIAYHLISSQTKEGVEIPLEQLSGIDIAPYSEKFGKEAPGNLSTEEYGKFLVERSKGIMETYGIAMEEIKGKNLLEVLKETEMPLIKVLSAMERKGIKIDPVYFAKYEKELEILLNNLQKKIFEIAGEEFNLNSPKQLAEVLFFKLNLDPVKKTKTGLSTDEEVLEKLKNDGVEIASYILEYRKYAKLKNTYVDALPKLADSRDRLHTTFNQIGTTTGRLSSSNPNLQNIPVKTDEGMKIRQGFIADNGNVLMGIDYSQIELRVLAELSKDENLIAAYKNNEDLHRVTAKKYLNLKMERK
- the abgT_10 gene encoding Aminobenzoyl-glutamate transport protein yields the protein MSETNLNKKGILGKIAIIANRLPHPVTIFIIFSITIAILSVILSKMGISVEIETINRSTKAIELKTFAVKNLLDSEGIRWIFESAVENFISFEPLGVVLFFSLFFNFLNEVGLFPSFLKKL
- the scpA gene encoding Segregation and condensation protein A, yielding MDIVLKIDNFEGPLDLLLHLIEKKKLKISEIKISQIIDEYLSVLEQAKDENFHIKVEFLVVASELLEIKASTLLTINDEQNKEKELKRRLEDYKLFKEIAVKIADMENEYNISYSRGEGRKIIKKVAKEYDLSKLKAGDLYSSYVKYLKKNEDDEYMELHLDKQYTLKDEMDKLYLKTFSQNRTFDSLFGEAENRMHLVYIFLAILELYKDGLILIDGDMVMRNKHELQTN
- a CDS encoding Protein of uncharacterised function (DUF3298); translation: MLVVLFTACGGAKDITVDKLSFEKKSDTFSYNITVPQIKGSGNKNIEELNKELATGAESFATSIEKGENDTPEFYEEGFETFDNSFGITSILMSSYGISKGDANGYGTSQSINIRNKDGKLITFDDVFTKDGEAYLNEQVNAVVQGNSDRIVLNSNGDKVTIFFDEPEVNIRNASMYFELDDICFLFETYELTPHSEGKPVFRFPKTEIQKFLLK
- a CDS encoding integration host factor subunit alpha gives rise to the protein MTEREFLSLYQKKRGLKSFNEAKEKVNMFWDTLFEALKENESVSFRGWGVFEKKVVPARRIMNINTKKIQYSTPRKTVRFRTGSNLSLRINDEKKLTK
- the ssb gene encoding Helix-destabilizing protein — its product is MNLVVLTGRLTRDPELKFGQSGKAYSRFSLAVDRPFQKGEADFINCVAFGKTAELIGEYLRKGRKVGVTGRLQMNRYEANGEKRTSYDVLVENIEFLESKSSGDSAGYEPHDYTAAAPTSAPKPSVKESEEAPFDDDDEFPF
- a CDS encoding Dinitrogenase iron-molybdenum cofactor; amino-acid sequence: MSNEVLRVGFSTNDGVVLEGHFGHCEKFAVYTIENRKVVNKEIVTAPEHTPGAFPKFMAEQKVNVVITGGMGQKAMDILRANKIEIILGASGKIEDVLKVYLEGNLVSDGAACAHHHHDHHEEHNCKH
- the polA_3 gene encoding DNA polymerase I, thermostable, with the protein product MAVNSVIQGTAAEILKKVMIEIFKVIENKEDISLLLQVHDELIFEIKEEKVEEYRTTIENIMRNSVKFDDVVLDINTNIGKNWAETK